Proteins from one Caulobacter sp. 73W genomic window:
- a CDS encoding ATP-binding protein, translating to MAFGVDLQKEDRDQAAGACALAAVFIVCAILTKVINDVTGVPTIWLANGLLVGGLLTLRPRWGVLMVVLSLIGDVMVDLFTGRSLKAMIVYPGLDLIEVLLAVWFARRFCASSLRLKSIRDVIILLAFACAPAVAATGALAGLANVLFFGREFFISFRIWFFADLLGVCLTLPATMVVLDARHNRAFQRALGEHLAFYAGLAGVVFLAFLQPTSPLSFLIFPALILTTFRLGPRGAAFGAAVVAAVALPMTLQGAAPALLNDRWALVDRLQVLHLFIVTVFITSLAAALELSKQASLRRLLVRRDRIARAARAKAQAANEAKSQFLANMSHEVRTPLNSILGFTRLLSDRQDLPADVQRQLRLIDQSGESLLTVVNDVLDFSRMEAGQIELDTRPTDMRRLIEDAAAIVAADARAKGLDLRLEYDGPVGHAHLIDDRRARQVLLNLLNNAIKFTAAGSVTLRLKITTLKPGVDDIRVEVIDTGVGIAPAAQETLFRRFSQADSSVSRSYGGSGLGLAICKGLMEMVGGRIGVVSTLGQGSTFWIEGRARTTAQASARAVDAQVTFDLTGTRLLLVDDHPMNREVGAALLTAAGCIVDTAEGGEEAVALAAARPYDAILMDVHMPGMDGLTATRVIHGLDGPAAHIPIIAMSADALPQHVARCVDAGMVDHVAKPIRREDLFAKVGRWTAVRAQAA from the coding sequence ATGGCCTTTGGGGTCGATCTGCAGAAGGAAGACCGGGATCAGGCGGCCGGCGCGTGCGCACTGGCGGCGGTCTTCATCGTCTGCGCCATCCTGACCAAGGTCATCAACGACGTGACCGGCGTGCCGACCATCTGGCTGGCCAACGGCCTGCTGGTCGGCGGCCTGCTGACCCTGCGCCCCCGCTGGGGCGTGCTGATGGTGGTCCTGTCGCTGATCGGCGACGTGATGGTCGACCTGTTCACCGGCCGGTCGCTGAAGGCGATGATCGTCTATCCCGGCCTGGACCTGATTGAGGTGCTGCTGGCGGTGTGGTTCGCCCGCCGGTTCTGCGCTTCGTCCCTACGCCTCAAGAGCATCCGCGACGTCATCATCCTGCTGGCCTTCGCCTGCGCGCCGGCGGTGGCGGCGACGGGTGCGCTGGCTGGGCTGGCCAATGTGCTGTTCTTCGGGCGGGAGTTCTTCATCTCCTTCCGCATCTGGTTCTTCGCCGACCTGCTGGGCGTCTGCCTGACCTTGCCGGCGACCATGGTCGTCCTCGACGCGCGCCACAACCGCGCCTTCCAGCGCGCCCTGGGCGAGCACTTGGCCTTCTACGCCGGCCTGGCGGGGGTGGTGTTCCTGGCCTTCCTGCAGCCGACCTCGCCCCTGTCGTTCCTGATCTTCCCGGCCCTGATCCTGACCACCTTCCGACTGGGCCCGCGCGGCGCGGCCTTCGGCGCGGCCGTGGTTGCCGCCGTGGCCCTGCCCATGACCTTGCAGGGCGCGGCGCCGGCCCTGCTGAACGACCGCTGGGCCCTGGTGGATCGGCTGCAGGTGCTGCACCTGTTCATCGTCACCGTCTTCATCACCTCCCTCGCCGCGGCGCTGGAGCTGTCCAAGCAGGCCTCCCTGCGCCGTCTGCTGGTGCGGCGCGACCGCATCGCCCGCGCCGCCCGCGCCAAGGCCCAGGCCGCCAACGAGGCCAAGAGCCAGTTCCTGGCCAATATGAGCCATGAGGTGCGCACGCCCCTGAACAGCATCCTGGGCTTCACCCGCCTGCTCAGCGACCGCCAGGACCTGCCCGCCGACGTCCAGCGCCAGCTGCGCCTGATCGACCAGTCGGGCGAGTCCCTGCTGACCGTGGTCAACGACGTGCTCGACTTCTCGCGCATGGAGGCCGGCCAGATCGAGCTCGACACCCGTCCCACCGACATGCGCCGCCTGATCGAGGACGCCGCCGCCATCGTCGCCGCCGACGCCCGCGCCAAGGGTCTGGACCTGCGCCTGGAATACGACGGTCCGGTCGGCCATGCCCACCTCATCGACGACCGCCGCGCCCGCCAGGTGCTGCTGAATCTGTTGAACAACGCCATCAAGTTCACCGCCGCCGGCTCGGTCACCCTGCGCTTGAAGATCACCACCCTGAAGCCCGGCGTCGACGACATCCGGGTGGAGGTGATCGACACCGGCGTCGGCATCGCCCCCGCCGCCCAGGAGACCCTGTTCCGCCGCTTCTCCCAGGCCGACAGCTCGGTCAGCCGCTCCTATGGCGGCTCGGGTCTGGGCCTGGCCATCTGCAAGGGCCTGATGGAGATGGTCGGGGGCCGCATCGGCGTCGTCAGCACCCTGGGCCAGGGCTCCACCTTCTGGATCGAGGGCCGCGCCCGGACCACCGCCCAGGCCTCCGCGCGCGCCGTGGACGCGCAGGTCACATTCGACCTCACGGGCACGCGCCTGCTGCTGGTCGACGACCATCCCATGAATCGCGAGGTCGGCGCCGCCCTGCTGACCGCCGCCGGCTGCATCGTCGATACCGCCGAGGGCGGCGAGGAGGCCGTCGCCCTGGCGGCCGCCCGGCCCTACGACGCGATCCTGATGGACGTCCACATGCCCGGGATGGACGGCCTGACCGCCACCCGCGTCATCCACGGTCTGGACGGCCCGGCCGCCCACATCCCGATCATCGCCATGAGCGCCGACGCCCTGCCCCAGCACGTCGCCCGCTGCGTTGACGCCGGCATGGTCGACCACGTGGCCAAACCCATCCGCCGCGAGGACCTGTTCGCCAAGGTGGGCCGCTGGACAGCGGTAAGAGCGCAGGCGGCCTAG
- a CDS encoding ABC transporter substrate-binding protein: MKRVGLMIAALAVLALAACSPKSDAPADGRTAIRFATDWKAQAEQGGFYQALATGEYAKRGLDVTIIQGGPGVNVPQLVAAGAVEMGMGSNSFIVLNLAQEKAPVKAVAAFMQKDPQVLIAHPDQGLNSLADLKGRPTLLSDASTTAFWVWLRAKYGYTDEQVRKYNFNSAPFLADKRVVQQGYLTSEPYTIKKVAGFDPQVFLLADEGFPGYAAMVLAPDSLIARNPQAVKAFNDASAAGWRSYLFGDAAPGDALIIKDNPEITPDILQQARAKMRAYAIVGEPIGAMTDERWKTFFDVAASQGVYAKDLNYKAAYTLDLLPGVK, from the coding sequence ATGAAGCGTGTTGGCCTGATGATCGCGGCCCTGGCCGTCCTGGCCCTGGCGGCCTGCTCGCCGAAATCCGACGCGCCGGCGGACGGCCGCACCGCCATCCGCTTCGCCACCGACTGGAAGGCCCAGGCCGAACAGGGCGGCTTCTATCAGGCCCTGGCCACGGGCGAGTACGCCAAGCGCGGCCTGGACGTGACCATCATCCAGGGCGGCCCAGGCGTGAACGTGCCCCAGCTGGTCGCCGCCGGCGCGGTCGAGATGGGCATGGGCTCCAACAGCTTCATCGTCCTGAACCTGGCGCAGGAGAAGGCCCCGGTGAAAGCCGTCGCCGCCTTCATGCAGAAGGACCCCCAGGTGCTGATCGCCCACCCGGACCAGGGGCTGAACAGCCTGGCCGACCTCAAGGGCCGCCCCACCCTTTTGTCCGACGCCTCGACCACCGCCTTCTGGGTCTGGCTGCGCGCCAAGTACGGCTACACCGACGAGCAGGTGCGCAAGTACAACTTCAACTCCGCCCCGTTCCTGGCCGACAAGCGCGTGGTCCAGCAGGGCTACCTGACCAGCGAGCCCTATACGATCAAGAAGGTCGCCGGCTTCGACCCGCAGGTCTTCTTGCTGGCTGACGAAGGCTTCCCCGGCTACGCGGCCATGGTCCTGGCCCCCGACAGCCTGATCGCCAGGAACCCGCAGGCCGTGAAGGCCTTCAACGACGCCTCGGCCGCCGGCTGGCGCTCCTACCTGTTCGGCGACGCGGCCCCGGGCGACGCCCTGATCATCAAGGACAATCCCGAGATCACCCCCGACATCCTGCAACAGGCCCGCGCCAAGATGCGGGCCTACGCCATCGTCGGCGAACCCATCGGCGCCATGACCGACGAACGCTGGAAGACCTTCTTCGACGTCGCGGCCAGCCAGGGAGTCTATGCCAAGGACCTGAACTACAAGGCGGCGTACACGCTGGATTTGCTGCCGGGGGTGAAGTGA
- a CDS encoding histidinol-phosphate transaminase: MSTCSRRDLPGLLAVTGALATSFAFAETASAAGPLANAIVGPLNITENPHGPPARAVEAARKVVHTAANYPHEEEARLIAKIAAENGLKPENVVITTGSLEMLSLITAFWTQGGAQLLPALTYDTHAKYAARQGLPNRRAPMAADHQIDFAAMTAALGPDVKLAYVCNPNNPTGLLADPAALRAWCRQTAKTVPVVVDEAFIDLLPNPEVHSVADLVREGHDVIVAGTFSKAYGLAGLRVGYALARPDRAMKIRSVLATSHNTPALVAAEAAYKDRPYLAAAAATTAKGRQIIEGACKAAGIRTTPSVASYLWADLGPDAAGVLKRLETKGVLLRQFGNSYPQWARIAVREPEALAAFVRELPGAVRG; encoded by the coding sequence ATGAGCACCTGCAGCCGTCGCGATCTGCCTGGCCTCCTGGCCGTCACTGGCGCCCTGGCGACCTCGTTCGCCTTCGCCGAGACCGCCTCGGCTGCGGGGCCTTTGGCCAATGCAATAGTGGGCCCCCTGAACATCACCGAAAACCCCCACGGTCCGCCCGCGCGGGCCGTGGAGGCGGCGCGCAAGGTCGTGCACACCGCCGCCAACTATCCGCATGAAGAAGAGGCGCGGCTGATCGCCAAGATCGCCGCCGAGAACGGCCTCAAACCCGAGAACGTGGTCATCACCACGGGCTCTCTGGAGATGCTGTCGCTCATTACCGCCTTCTGGACCCAGGGCGGCGCCCAGCTGCTGCCGGCCCTGACCTACGATACCCACGCCAAGTACGCCGCCCGCCAGGGTCTGCCGAACCGCCGGGCGCCCATGGCCGCCGACCACCAGATCGACTTCGCCGCCATGACTGCTGCTCTCGGGCCAGACGTGAAGCTGGCCTATGTCTGCAACCCCAACAATCCGACCGGCCTGCTGGCCGACCCAGCCGCCCTGCGCGCCTGGTGCCGCCAGACGGCGAAGACCGTCCCGGTGGTGGTCGACGAGGCCTTCATCGATCTGCTGCCCAACCCCGAGGTTCACAGCGTCGCCGACCTGGTGCGCGAGGGGCATGACGTCATCGTCGCCGGCACCTTCTCCAAGGCCTATGGCCTGGCCGGCCTGCGCGTCGGCTACGCCCTGGCGCGGCCCGACCGGGCCATGAAGATCCGCAGCGTCTTGGCCACCTCGCACAACACCCCGGCCCTGGTCGCCGCCGAGGCCGCCTACAAGGACCGCCCCTACCTGGCCGCCGCCGCCGCCACGACCGCCAAGGGCCGCCAGATCATCGAAGGCGCCTGCAAGGCCGCGGGCATCCGCACCACGCCGTCCGTCGCCTCCTACCTCTGGGCCGACCTGGGGCCGGACGCGGCGGGCGTCCTGAAACGCCTGGAAACCAAGGGCGTGCTCCTGCGCCAATTCGGCAACTCCTATCCCCAGTGGGCGCGGATCGCGGTGCGCGAACCGGAAGCCTTGGCCGCGTTCGTGCGCGAACTGCCTGGGGCGGTGAGGGGATGA
- a CDS encoding ABC transporter permease, producing MSFIRALAPVILAALLLAGWEIACRLLEIPAYFLPPPSAVLAALIGDWRSLAASAWTTLSMALIALLIAAAIACALALVTALSRTVERAVTPLAVLMQVTPVVAIAPLVVIWAGVSHPERAVTALAVVVAFFPIFSGALTGLKSADPDLSRLFALYGATPLQRLLRLKLPSAAPHLLEGLKVAAGLSLIGAVVAEFVAGSGGSQGLAWRILEAGNRLQTAKMFAAVALLGLMGAFLHALLQVVEKKALLWWRGR from the coding sequence ATGAGTTTCATCCGCGCCCTAGCCCCGGTGATCCTGGCCGCCCTGCTGCTGGCGGGGTGGGAGATCGCCTGCCGCTTGCTGGAGATTCCGGCCTATTTCCTGCCGCCGCCCTCCGCCGTGCTGGCGGCCCTGATCGGCGACTGGCGCAGTCTGGCGGCCAGCGCCTGGACCACCCTGTCCATGGCTCTGATCGCCCTGCTGATCGCCGCCGCCATCGCCTGCGCCCTGGCCCTGGTCACGGCGCTGAGCCGCACGGTCGAGCGGGCGGTGACGCCCCTGGCGGTGCTTATGCAGGTGACCCCCGTGGTGGCCATCGCGCCCCTGGTGGTGATCTGGGCCGGGGTGTCGCATCCCGAGCGGGCGGTGACCGCCCTGGCCGTGGTGGTGGCGTTCTTCCCCATCTTCTCTGGCGCCCTCACCGGGCTGAAGTCCGCGGACCCGGACCTGTCGCGGCTGTTCGCCCTATATGGCGCCACCCCGCTGCAAAGGCTGCTGCGGCTCAAGCTGCCCTCGGCGGCGCCGCATCTGCTGGAGGGGCTGAAGGTCGCCGCCGGCCTGTCCCTGATCGGCGCCGTGGTGGCCGAGTTCGTGGCCGGCTCCGGCGGATCGCAGGGCCTGGCCTGGCGCATCCTGGAGGCCGGCAACCGCCTGCAGACCGCCAAGATGTTCGCCGCCGTCGCCCTGCTGGGCCTGATGGGCGCGTTCCTGCACGCCCTGCTGCAGGTGGTCGAGAAGAAGGCCCTGCTGTGGTGGCGGGGCCGCTAG
- a CDS encoding glycoside hydrolase N-terminal domain-containing protein — protein MLTRRTALQALSAATALSGMGLTAFAQTTGAQTPGAQRLWYRQPAKVWTEALPVGSGRMGAMVFGGVAVERLQLNENTLWGGGPYDPVNPEAAGALPEIRRLIEAGDHAGATVLANARFMAKPLRQMSYQTLGDLKLTFPDLPETADGYVRELDIDGAVSRVRFTHGGVEFQREVIASAPDQVVAVRLTADKPGAISVDLAFASPLPSTVSVEGDTLVLTGTNGAHHGLEAALKVDCRVRAIAPGGKVAAGDKTLSVHGADEVLLLIAAGTSYRRFDDVSGDPVAADRQRLDKAARKPWPALLSAHQADHRALFRRVTVDFGTNAAAQRPTDERIRLSPTVDDPALSALYFQYGRYLLIACSRPGGQPANLQGLWNDSMTPPWGGKFTININTEMNYWPAEPTDLSECAAPLVAMVRDLSVTGARTAKAMYGARGWMAHHNTDLWRATAPIDGAKYGVWPTGGAWLCKHLWDRYDYGRDRAYLADIYPILRDAALFFVDTLVVDPKSGRLVTSPSISPENDHGHGSSLAAGPTMDQAIIRDLFDNTIAAARILNRDPALAAEFAATRDKLAPYRIGKQGQLQEWLEDWDADAPEQQHRHVSHLYGLYPSEQISIDTTPDLAAAARKTLETRGDLSTGWAIAWRLNLWARLGDGDRAHRILQALMGPERTYPNMFDAHPPFQIDGNFGGTSGMVEMVLQSRNGAVHLLPALPSAWPTGSMVGLKARGALGVDIWWRDGTLDRAVLKAGADGPQKVVLAEKVLTLNLRRGEARTVRLVDGVLAAS, from the coding sequence ATGCTGACCCGCCGCACCGCCCTGCAAGCCCTGTCGGCCGCGACCGCCCTGTCGGGAATGGGGCTGACCGCCTTCGCCCAAACAACCGGCGCCCAGACGCCCGGCGCCCAACGCCTGTGGTATCGCCAGCCGGCCAAGGTGTGGACCGAGGCTCTGCCCGTCGGCTCCGGCCGCATGGGCGCCATGGTGTTCGGCGGCGTGGCGGTCGAGCGGCTACAGCTGAACGAGAACACCCTGTGGGGCGGCGGGCCGTATGATCCGGTGAACCCGGAGGCTGCCGGCGCCCTGCCCGAGATCCGCCGCCTGATCGAGGCCGGCGACCATGCGGGCGCGACCGTCCTGGCCAACGCCAGGTTCATGGCCAAGCCCCTGCGGCAGATGTCGTACCAGACCCTGGGCGACCTGAAACTGACCTTCCCCGACCTGCCGGAGACGGCGGACGGCTATGTCCGAGAGCTGGATATCGACGGCGCCGTCAGCCGCGTGCGGTTCACCCATGGCGGCGTCGAGTTCCAGCGCGAGGTGATCGCCAGCGCCCCCGATCAGGTGGTCGCCGTACGGCTGACCGCCGACAAGCCGGGGGCGATCTCGGTGGACCTGGCCTTCGCCAGCCCCCTGCCCTCCACCGTGTCGGTCGAGGGCGACACCCTGGTCCTGACCGGGACCAACGGCGCCCACCACGGGCTTGAGGCGGCGCTGAAGGTGGACTGCCGCGTCCGCGCCATCGCCCCGGGCGGCAAGGTTGCGGCGGGGGACAAGACCCTGTCCGTCCACGGCGCCGACGAGGTGCTGCTGCTGATCGCGGCGGGCACCAGCTACAGGCGCTTCGACGACGTCTCCGGCGATCCGGTCGCCGCCGACCGCCAGCGCCTGGACAAGGCGGCGCGCAAGCCGTGGCCGGCCCTGCTGTCCGCGCACCAGGCCGACCACCGCGCCCTGTTCCGCCGAGTGACCGTGGACTTCGGGACCAACGCCGCCGCCCAGCGCCCGACGGACGAGCGCATCCGCCTGTCGCCGACCGTGGACGACCCGGCCCTATCGGCCCTGTACTTCCAGTACGGCCGCTATCTGCTGATCGCCTGCTCCCGCCCCGGCGGCCAGCCGGCCAACCTACAGGGGCTATGGAACGACTCCATGACCCCGCCCTGGGGCGGCAAGTTCACCATCAACATCAACACCGAGATGAACTACTGGCCGGCCGAGCCGACCGACCTGTCCGAATGCGCCGCGCCCCTGGTCGCCATGGTCCGCGACCTGTCGGTCACCGGCGCCCGGACAGCCAAGGCCATGTACGGCGCGCGCGGCTGGATGGCCCACCACAACACCGACCTGTGGCGGGCGACCGCGCCCATCGACGGGGCCAAGTACGGGGTCTGGCCGACCGGTGGGGCCTGGCTGTGCAAGCACCTGTGGGACCGGTACGACTATGGCCGCGACCGGGCCTATCTGGCGGACATCTATCCGATCCTGCGCGACGCGGCCCTGTTCTTCGTCGACACCCTGGTGGTCGATCCCAAGAGCGGGCGGCTGGTCACCAGCCCGTCGATCTCGCCCGAGAACGACCACGGCCACGGCTCGTCCCTGGCGGCCGGCCCGACCATGGACCAGGCGATCATCCGCGACCTGTTCGACAACACCATCGCCGCCGCCCGCATCCTCAACCGCGACCCGGCTCTGGCCGCCGAGTTCGCGGCTACGCGGGACAAGCTGGCCCCCTACAGGATCGGCAAGCAGGGCCAGCTTCAGGAATGGCTGGAGGATTGGGACGCCGACGCGCCCGAGCAGCAGCACCGCCACGTCTCGCACCTGTACGGCCTCTATCCGTCCGAACAGATCAGCATCGACACCACCCCGGACCTGGCCGCCGCCGCGAGGAAGACCCTCGAGACGCGGGGCGACCTGTCCACCGGCTGGGCCATCGCCTGGCGCCTGAACCTGTGGGCGCGGCTGGGCGACGGGGACCGGGCGCACCGCATCCTGCAGGCCCTGATGGGGCCGGAGCGGACCTATCCCAACATGTTCGACGCGCACCCGCCGTTCCAGATCGACGGCAACTTCGGCGGGACCTCGGGCATGGTCGAGATGGTGCTCCAGTCCCGCAACGGCGCCGTCCACCTGCTGCCCGCCCTGCCCTCGGCCTGGCCGACCGGCTCGATGGTCGGCCTCAAGGCCCGAGGGGCCTTGGGGGTGGACATCTGGTGGCGCGACGGGACGCTGGACCGGGCGGTGCTGAAGGCCGGGGCGGACGGACCGCAGAAGGTGGTGCTGGCCGAGAAGGTGCTGACGCTGAACCTGCGGCGGGGCGAGGCGCGGACGGTGCGGCTGGTGGATGGGGTGTTGGCCGCGAGCTAG
- a CDS encoding dihydrofolate reductase family protein: MRRIIIGAFTSLDGVMQAPGGPEEDPTGGFRFGGWGTQHWDETLNGAMGELFGRQFDLLLARRTYDIFAAHWPFVQKDPAAADYDAGTAEMGDSFDRINKYVLTYRPQSLDWVNSHGLSGADGIRKLKAGDGPDLIVQGSTELIQLLLAEGLADELRVLVFPLLLGKGKRLFGDAIAPANLKMTSSNVSDSGVMLATYIPDGEVVTGSFAMSEPSVAELERRKNLS; the protein is encoded by the coding sequence ATGCGTCGGATCATCATCGGAGCCTTCACCAGCCTGGACGGCGTCATGCAGGCGCCCGGCGGGCCGGAGGAGGATCCCACCGGGGGCTTCCGGTTCGGCGGCTGGGGGACCCAGCACTGGGACGAGACCCTGAACGGCGCCATGGGCGAGCTGTTCGGGCGTCAGTTCGACCTGCTGCTGGCCCGCCGCACCTACGACATCTTCGCCGCCCACTGGCCCTTCGTGCAGAAGGACCCGGCCGCCGCCGACTATGACGCCGGGACCGCCGAGATGGGCGACAGCTTCGACCGCATCAACAAGTACGTCCTGACTTACCGGCCGCAGAGCCTGGACTGGGTCAACAGCCACGGCCTTTCCGGCGCCGACGGCATCCGCAAGCTGAAGGCTGGCGACGGTCCCGACCTGATCGTCCAAGGCAGCACCGAGCTGATCCAGCTGCTGCTGGCCGAGGGGCTGGCGGACGAGCTGCGGGTGCTGGTCTTCCCGCTGCTGCTGGGCAAGGGCAAGCGCCTGTTCGGCGACGCGATCGCGCCCGCCAACCTGAAGATGACGAGCTCGAACGTGTCCGACAGCGGCGTGATGCTGGCGACCTACATCCCCGACGGCGAGGTGGTCACCGGCTCCTTCGCCATGTCCGAACCGAGCGTGGCGGAGCTGGAGCGGCGGAAGAACCTGAGCTAG
- a CDS encoding peptide chain release factor 3: protein MSTPLQQEASRRRTFAIISHPDAGKTTLTENILLAGGAIRAAGAVRARGENRRTRSDWMKIERERGISVSASVMTFDHDGKMFNLLDTPGHEDFSEDTYRTLTAADAAIMVLDAAKGIEPQTLKLFEVCRLRDIPIITFINKMDREAQDPIELLDEIASKLALDPAPLFWPAGSGGRFKGMLDIRSGQFIPYAKRTGGAQDPDEGHPEPVEFSGNSISRFLDDAEKAELEEQAELVASGYAEFNIQSFLEGHMTPVFFGSALRHFGVAQLLAGIGAYAPAPKTMKAEKAGAEAAVEPSDKEVTGFIFKVQANMDPNHRDRIAMLRLTSGKFTRGMKLKAQNTGRQMSVNAPIMFFASDRELAEDAYAGDVIGIPNHGVLRVGDSLSESGLLRFAGLPNFAPEILRRVRVKDPLKAKHLKKALEGLAEEGVTQLFRPEIGADFIVGAVGQLQFEVMADRLSNEYQLDVIFEAAPFAEARWLGGDKADIEDFAGKHKMAMARDIDDQPVFLAKSSWEIGYVGERFPKVRFERTKERG, encoded by the coding sequence ATGAGCACGCCCCTGCAGCAAGAAGCGTCCCGTCGACGCACCTTCGCCATCATCAGTCACCCTGACGCCGGCAAGACGACCCTTACCGAGAACATCCTGCTGGCCGGCGGGGCGATCCGGGCGGCGGGCGCGGTGCGGGCGCGGGGCGAGAACCGGCGGACCCGGTCGGACTGGATGAAAATCGAGCGCGAGCGCGGCATCTCCGTCTCGGCCTCGGTCATGACGTTCGACCACGACGGCAAGATGTTCAACCTGCTGGACACGCCGGGCCACGAGGACTTCTCGGAAGACACCTACCGCACCCTGACCGCCGCCGACGCGGCCATCATGGTGCTGGACGCCGCCAAGGGCATCGAGCCCCAGACCCTGAAGCTGTTCGAGGTCTGCCGCCTGCGCGACATCCCGATCATCACCTTCATCAACAAGATGGATCGGGAAGCCCAGGACCCCATCGAGCTGCTGGACGAGATCGCCTCCAAGCTCGCCCTCGACCCCGCGCCGCTGTTCTGGCCGGCGGGCTCGGGAGGCCGCTTCAAGGGCATGCTCGACATCCGCTCGGGCCAGTTCATCCCCTACGCCAAGCGCACCGGCGGCGCCCAGGACCCGGACGAGGGCCACCCCGAACCCGTCGAGTTCAGCGGCAACTCCATCAGCCGGTTCCTGGACGACGCTGAGAAGGCCGAGCTTGAGGAACAGGCCGAGCTGGTGGCCAGCGGCTATGCCGAGTTCAACATCCAGTCCTTTCTCGAAGGCCACATGACGCCGGTGTTCTTCGGCTCGGCCCTGCGCCACTTCGGCGTCGCCCAACTGCTGGCCGGCATCGGCGCCTACGCCCCCGCGCCCAAGACCATGAAGGCCGAGAAGGCCGGCGCCGAGGCGGCGGTCGAGCCGAGCGACAAGGAGGTCACCGGCTTCATCTTCAAGGTCCAGGCGAACATGGACCCCAACCACCGCGACCGCATCGCCATGCTGCGCCTGACCAGTGGCAAGTTCACCCGCGGCATGAAGCTGAAGGCCCAGAACACCGGCCGCCAGATGAGCGTCAACGCGCCGATCATGTTCTTCGCCTCCGACCGCGAGCTGGCGGAAGACGCCTATGCCGGCGACGTCATCGGCATCCCCAACCACGGGGTCCTGCGCGTGGGCGACAGCCTGAGCGAGAGCGGCCTGCTGCGCTTCGCCGGCCTGCCCAACTTCGCCCCCGAAATCCTGCGCCGCGTCCGCGTAAAGGACCCGCTGAAGGCCAAGCACCTGAAGAAGGCCCTGGAAGGTCTGGCGGAGGAGGGGGTCACCCAGCTTTTCCGCCCCGAGATCGGCGCCGACTTCATCGTCGGGGCCGTCGGCCAGCTGCAGTTCGAGGTCATGGCCGACCGCCTCTCCAACGAATACCAGCTGGACGTGATCTTCGAAGCCGCCCCCTTCGCCGAAGCCCGCTGGCTCGGCGGCGACAAGGCCGACATCGAGGACTTCGCCGGCAAGCACAAGATGGCCATGGCCCGCGACATCGACGACCAGCCGGTGTTCCTGGCTAAGTCCTCCTGGGAGATCGGCTACGTCGGCGAACGCTTCCCGAAGGTGCGCTTCGAGCGGACGAAGGAACGGGGCTGA
- a CDS encoding ABC transporter ATP-binding protein yields MTAHMIASLAQVEVDYPKRGRALGPIDLTITSGERIALVGPSGCGKSTALRLLAGLEAPTRGTVSRQVAKGETAVVFQAPTLAPWLDAAANVALPLELSGAPRAAARAKAIKALDRVGLRDAAAARPCQLSGGMAMRVSLARALAVKPRLLLLDEPFAALDEITRRALADDVLALQGELQPAMVFVTHSVEEAVYMAERVVVLSSAPGRIVGETRLPGDWPHPAGWRACPDFRQAVECISDQLAEAMA; encoded by the coding sequence ATGACCGCGCACATGATCGCTTCGCTCGCCCAGGTCGAAGTCGACTACCCCAAGCGCGGCCGAGCGCTCGGGCCCATCGACCTGACCATCACGTCCGGCGAACGCATCGCCCTGGTCGGCCCGTCCGGTTGCGGCAAGTCCACGGCGCTGCGGCTGCTGGCCGGGCTGGAGGCCCCCACCCGCGGGACCGTCAGCCGCCAGGTCGCCAAGGGCGAGACCGCCGTCGTCTTCCAGGCGCCGACCCTGGCCCCGTGGCTGGACGCCGCCGCCAATGTCGCCCTGCCGCTGGAGCTGTCGGGCGCGCCCCGCGCCGCCGCCCGCGCCAAGGCGATCAAGGCCCTGGACCGCGTCGGCCTGAGGGACGCCGCCGCCGCCCGCCCGTGCCAGCTGTCGGGCGGCATGGCCATGCGCGTCTCCCTCGCCCGCGCCCTGGCGGTCAAGCCGCGCCTGCTGCTGCTGGATGAGCCCTTCGCGGCCCTGGACGAGATCACCCGCCGGGCCCTGGCCGACGACGTCCTGGCCCTGCAGGGCGAGCTGCAGCCCGCCATGGTCTTCGTCACCCACAGCGTCGAGGAGGCCGTCTACATGGCCGAGCGCGTGGTGGTGCTGAGCAGCGCCCCCGGCCGCATCGTCGGCGAGACCCGCCTGCCCGGCGACTGGCCGCACCCGGCCGGCTGGCGCGCCTGCCCCGACTTCCGCCAGGCGGTGGAATGCATCTCGGACCAGCTGGCGGAGGCCATGGCATGA